gcaccaccatgcccatctaatttttgtgttttcagtagagacagggttttgccatgtggcccaggctggtcttgaactcctgggatcaagcaatccacccacctgggcctcccagagtgctgggattacaggcattagccaacACACCCAGTcggtttttgccattttaattgCAAAAATCGCAGTTACTTTTACACTAACCTAATATTTATAGACTGTGGCTATTAGTTATATTAATATACTATAAATATACTGTACATGTTTTTATAAAGTAATGTATAGAGAACTTAAATATACCATGAAATGAGTgtttcatttattatatataaatatataaattataacatatagtatgtacatatataactTATGCACACATATTTTTTAGGAGATTAGAAACGATGTTTAGAGAGGCATCTAAAGATACCTTCCTGAGCATTAATATTGTTCTAACAATCAGgtaagaaaatgtttataaaagcCCTTTGTGAACTTCGTGTTTCAATACAAATAAGACACATTATCATTAACTATAAAACAGACAACTGTTTTTCAATGTAGGTATACTTCAGCCAAGGTCAAAGTCCTGAAGACACTTAAATGTTGGAAGCTGGATGATCTCATCTGATCCTCTTATGGAAGACTCTTTTCCCTCTATAaaccactcattcattcagcagatactTAGCACCAGCTATGAACCAGGAATGAAAGAGACAGCAGTGAACAGCCCCAAGTCCCTTTTCTCAAAACTTACATTCCAAAGTGAGAAGACagcaaataaataagtgaataaataaatatataatgccACCCAGGGTTAAAGACTCctgaaaataaagggaagggAAGCAGGGGATGCTAGTTTATACAAGCATGGTTGGGGACAAATTTTTCAATACACTGAGATTGGCTCTGAGACCTAGGGAAGTGGGGAGGGCTAAGGGAAGCCATTTCTAGTGTTCAGAGGCTGGAGAGCATTTGCGGTGTCTGGGAAATGGCAAGCAGGCCAGTGGGGCTGGAAGAATGAGGTAAAAGATGCCGTCAGAGAGCCCCGGGATGCAGATCCTTGGGAGCCCTGTTAGACTCTGGATTTTACACTTGGAGTGAACGGGCGCCATCCCGAGGCTTTGCACAGGGGCAAGCTTCGAGTTCCATTTTCCAAGACGCCTCTAGCAGATAGGGGTGTGGAGAATTGACTGTAGGAGCTAAGGGCAGGGGAGGAAGTCTGGTTCAAGGACACTTGGAGTGAACGGGCGCCATCCTGAGGCTTTGCACAGGGGCAAGCTTCCAGTTCCGTTTTCCAAGACGCCTCTGGCAGACGGGTGTGGGGAATTGACTGTAGGAGCTAAGGGCAGGGAAGGGAGTCTGGTTCAAGGGCTACAGCAACAATCCAGATAACACAGTTGTTCTTCCTCAGCTAAAGAGGGTTGAATTGACTCGGAAGGTCTGTTCAGTTGACAGAAGGTCACCTTGCTAGACTAATATATTCACTTCCCATAGCGTTTTCGGAGCACATGCATATCTGTTCTCTCGTTGCATCCTCATTATATCTGAAATGTCGGCTCACCACCTATTCATTCCCATTGCATAAAGGACAGTTCTGAGAAGCAGCAACGTTAAGCCTCCTGCCTGAACCAGGTGTGACTCCCAACCCAGTGCTCTTTCTGCTAAACCAAGGTACATGCCCGAGCTTTGTCTTTGATACCTCACTTTGGACCAGGGAGCTTCCAAACCACGGCAGTGCAAGAACTCACTTTTACTGAGCTCCTGGAACTTTCCAGGGCCAAGGCAAGATATTTACACACATCCTCTCATTTCTCCATCCCAGCTGCCTCCCAGGGAATGTGATCCTCCCTATTTTAAGACAAAGGAAATACTCAGAAGGATTGATTTGCTAAATATCAGGCAAGTAGGGACAGATGACAGATCAGGAATTGGAAAATTGGAACCGTGGTTTTTCTGATCCAATTCCCTTAAGCCCAGATAATAGAAATAATGTAGTTAAATAATCAGATAAATATGGGGAACCcattcttgcttttcttctctcaGGGACCAAGACAGGAAGGGGTAACGTCAGCCTCGGACCCAGACTTGGGCGAGGGTCAGGAATCCCCCAGGGAATCCCCGGGCGTGGCTCCCCTGCTCGCAGGTTGCTCTGAGCCTGTGTTCTGTCTCTTTGTGCAGGGTGCTCCAAAGTGACCTGCATCAGCTTGACCCGGGAGGCCTCCATTAAACTGTCCCCCTTACATGGCAAACAGATATCCATCCGCTACCTGGACATGACGGACTGCTTCGTGCTGGAGGACGAAGGCCTGCACACCATCGCGGCACACTGCACGCAGCTCACCCACCTCTACCTGCGCCGCTGCGTCCGCCTGACCGACGAGGGACTGCGCTACCTGGTGATCTACTGCGCCTCTATCAAGGAGCTGAGCGTCAGCGACTGCCGCTTCGTCAGCGACTTCGGCCTGCGGGAGATCGCCAAACTGGAGTCCCGCCTGCGGTACCTGAGCATCGCGCACTGCGGCCGGGTCACAGACGTGGGCATCCGCTACGTGGCCAAGTACTGCAGCAAGCTGCGCTACCTCAACGCGAGGGGCTGCGAGGGCATCACGGACCACGGCGTGGAGTACCTCGCCAAGAACTGCACCAAACTCAAGTCCCTGGATATCGGCAAATGCCCTTTGGTATCCGACACGGGCCTGGAGTGCCTGGCCCTGAACTGCTTCAACCTCAAGCGGCTCAGCCTCAAGTCCTGCGAGAGCATCACCGGCCAGGGCTTGCAGATCGTGGCCGCCAACTGCTTTGACCTCCAGACGCTGAATGTCCAGGACTGCGAGGTCTCCGTGGAGGCCTTGCGCTTTGTCAAACGCCACTGCAAGCGCTGTGTCATCGAGCACACCAACCCGGCTTTCTTCTGAAGGGACAGAGTTCATCCGGCGTTGTATTCACACAAACCTGAACAaagcaaatgttttttaaaagcagcttATGTAAGCACCGACACCGACTCATAACAGCTCTTTCTTCCAGGAAGGTTATTAGGAATCTGgcctttatttttcctcatttctcATGGGCAACAGAGGCCAAAGAAACGAAGCAAGGCAAACAGCGAACAGGCATTTTGGTCAGGTCATTTGTAGGAAGTTTCTCTTCTCACGAAAGATGTACTTCAGCAGGCTGATCGCAGTTCCTTGAGCAAGGCGCTTACTCTCCGCCGCTCAGGCCCCCGAGGCCGCCTTGTCCCTCACACACAGGCCACACCCCCACAGTTCCACACCCCCCCTCTAAGGCCACACCCTCCCTTCCTAGAGCAGCAGCCAGGACCCATCATCAGAATCACAGTGCTCTCCAGACCTCCTTTCTAAACTGCTTCATTGACCTAAGTCACCCTCTTCAATCCCACAACCATGGGCATTCTGGTCAACTCAATATCATAGCACTTTGCATACGCAAAATACTTTtcaggtcttttaaaaaaattcattacaGCAAATAGCTGGGGAAAGACATGCAGTCTTCTCCCAGCTCTGCCAATGACTGTGACCTTGGCCAAAGCAATTCACTGCTCTGGGCTGCAGCTTCCAGCACCGAGTCAGAGGC
The Macaca mulatta isolate MMU2019108-1 chromosome 6, T2T-MMU8v2.0, whole genome shotgun sequence DNA segment above includes these coding regions:
- the FBXL7 gene encoding F-box/LRR-repeat protein 7 — translated: MGANNGKQYGSEGKGSSSISSDVSSSTDHTPTKAQKNVATSEDSDLSMRTLSTPSPALICPPNLPGFQNGRGSSTSSSSITGETVAMVHSPPPTRLTHPLIRLASRPQKEQASIDRLPDHSMVQIFSFLPTNQLCRCARVCRRWYNLAWDPRLWRTIRLTGETINVDRALKVLTRRLCQDTPNVCLMLETVTVSGCRRLTDRGLYTIAQCCPELRRLEVSGCYNISNEAVFDVVSLCPNLEHLDVSGCSKVTCISLTREASIKLSPLHGKQISIRYLDMTDCFVLEDEGLHTIAAHCTQLTHLYLRRCVRLTDEGLRYLVIYCASIKELSVSDCRFVSDFGLREIAKLESRLRYLSIAHCGRVTDVGIRYVAKYCSKLRYLNARGCEGITDHGVEYLAKNCTKLKSLDIGKCPLVSDTGLECLALNCFNLKRLSLKSCESITGQGLQIVAANCFDLQTLNVQDCEVSVEALRFVKRHCKRCVIEHTNPAFF